The nucleotide sequence CTACCTCTCCCCATTTCCTCAAAACACAGTTCCTGTACAAAGCCATCAGAAAAGGGTCCCGAATTCCTCATGTTACAGGGCAAGGCAATGGCATGAGAATCAGTCTCTTAAAACGATCAGTCACCTTGCAATTGAATGACATTTGGTGACAAtcgttttcctttccctcttctccctgttTAAAGTCAAATCCAAAGGAagatggtttttttccaaaggagaaGTTTGAGTTTCAGTGAGGAGCGTGAGGTACCGACTCTTGAGGAGTTCCCGCAATTAGCTACCTGCAGAAGTGGCAACCTGAAGACTTCTCAGAGAAGGTAAAAGTACCCTTAAAACTAGCCTAGTGGGGAAACACATTAGGCTGaacagaaatttcagaaaactcTTCCAGCTACACGCCCAATCAGGTGTTCAGTTAGAAGCACCCTGAAATTTTGGCCCAGCTGATTTCCCCAGGAGCAGAGGCGCTGCAGGAGAGCATCCCTTTTCTGCCATTTCACACGATGAAAAAGGTGCTCAGAGGGTGGTAGCTGTTTTGGCCTCTGCttcaacattttcaaagaaataccAGACATGAGGCAGATGAACCTTCAAAACTCTGTTTAAAATCGACTGACTATACCAGCCTGCTTGTGGCAGCACCTAAATGCTCCAGGAACGGAGTGATATCCAAAGGCCGCTGCCACTCATCACTCCTATTCATGAGGCTGTGCAAACGGCAAAAAAAGCTCCTTAAACTAACCTCAGTTCAACAGTATTACTGTATCTCCTACCTTGTAGGGGCCTGAAACCAGGCATTTCAAATAGTGAAGCAAACCAGGGAAACAAACTAGGACTGCGAATACCTTTTGAAGGAGGAAGCTTCCACGTAGCCAATTTCTGCCATTCTTCTCCTAGATGATAGAGCATGTTCTGTGTCTGCACTGTGAGCTCCACGCCTAGTGCTTTCAGGATCTTCAGCTCAAAGCCCTTGCGGGATTCCAGCATTTTCAGGCAGCTTCGTGCCTGGTGGTAAAGACCGAACACAAAACATGGGGAACTGTTGCCCCTCATAAGGAAAGGCAACTTGTGAAATTTATTGAAAGTATCTATCCACAATATGGTCATATACTTAAGTCGTTACTACCTTGTCCAATTGGTGAGCTGCTGCAACGTACTTCTTTTCCAGCAATGCAGTATTGTACTCTTTAATAGCTGTATCAAACTGCAACAATCAAATAGATTCACATGTCACTGTACATCTGCTATTAGACTACCTTTTTTTCACACAACACAGATAGAGACAGGAGAGCCATAGACAGTTATTCACAAGAGAAGCCCAGAATAATGCCAGGGACTGAGCACCAGAGAGGATGACGCCTGCTCAATGATTGTAAGCCACTCTCTCCTCACCTCCTGTAGCTTTTTCAGAATACTCAGAACCAGTGTGTCTCGCTCCAACTGCTGCTTCAATTCAGTAAATTCAGCAACAGCAACATTTAGATCTCGCTGAACCTAAAATAACAAACTTGTCAGTTCAtttgcagaaagcaagaaatgttATCAGACACATTTCCTCTTAAAAGTGGTAACTATATGAGATTTAAAGTATGCCTATTAGAATAATttgctgaggaggaaaaaggctctatgcattttatttcttgctggGAAGATCCTTAGAAGCACTGGGAACATGAACTGCCTTCTCTTTTAGTACATACAGGTTTTTTAAAGGCACTGGAAGGCAATTTAGTCTCAGAAGGCAGTCAAAAGGACTTCTGTCTTGCTTTAACCCACCCATTTAAAATGCAACAACGCTTGAACTAAGCCAAAAGTTAAATCTCAATTAACACCGCTATGGAACCCCAGATGTTGGAAAACCAATCAAAGAAGCAAAAACAGAGCGAGCGGGTCTGCAGTCCAGCCTGCGGGAGCTGCTCACATTCTCCTTCAAGACTTCAGCGACTGTGCACAGCTCTAATTTCGGCTCCTGTTCTGTCGGAGGTCACTGTGGCACCGACGCTCAGCCAGACGTTACTGTGTCGCACCTTACCGCGATACATAAGGCTGCTCCTCTCCTTTCTGAGGGAGAGGCGTGTGACACGCGTTCCCAGCTGTCCGACGGGAGCAAACCATGACCAACCCCTTAATGACAGCTCTTGCACCGGTGATGCGACACACACCTCTGCAGCGCGTGTCACCTGAAGGCGTTTTTTAGGAGTGATATCACCCGGCCTTCTCAGCCCGGAGCCCTCCCCCCCGCGGCCCCTCGCAACACGCCacgccggggcgcggggggccctGCGGGTTTGGGATGAAACCGAACGGACTctacagcccccccccccgaagcCCAGGCCGTCACCTCGTTCTCAATGCCCGCTTTCAGCAGGTCGATGTTGCTGGACAGCCTGTCCACTTGCGACACCAGGTCCTCAGCGCTCTGCATGCTGGGCAGGAACTCGCTGTACTTCTTGTTGATCATGTTGCAGACTTCTCCCTAGAGAACAGCGATCGCTGGGACACCGTCGCCGTCGGGCGGCCCTTCCCGAGCGCCCGCGCGGTGTAAGagacccccccccgccgccgtccccacgcagcccccccccccccccccgctcccggtCCTGCCTTCAGCTCCTCCACCCGCCGGGAGAGCCGCCCGATGCGGGTGCTCAAGTCCTCCTTGTCGAGGCGGCCCGAGTGCGCCAGCACGGCCGCCACCAGCGAGCCCGCCGGCGCCGCCAtggccccgctccgcccgccaCCGCCGCGCGGCACCACGGGATGGCGCCGGCGCGGGCGCCGCTACGGCGGCCGGCCTGGGACAGACCTGCCGGGGGCGCGTCCCCCCGCGGGCGGAGCGGCGGCTGCGGGGGAGCTCCGTGGCTGCGGGGGGTCCACACCGGCTGCGGGGTTCACTGGCTGCGGGGGGACCCTTGGCTACGGGGGGACCTGTGGCTGCGGAGAGTTCATGGCTGTGGGGGGGGGCCTGTGGCTGCTCAGGGTCCGCACCTGCTGGGGAGCTCAGTGGCTGCAGGGGGGACATGTGGCTGCTGGGGGTTCCTGGCTGCAGGGGGACCTGCCACCTCAGGCCTAGCCGTTCTCCTCTCCTGTCTTTCTGTGggcgctggggcaggggctgcggtAAGGAGGCAGGCCCAGGGCACCTCAGACACCCccccagctgctgggggagggaggctcTAGCTCCGGCATCCGGTGCCTGACAAAGATCTCAGGGCGGGTGGCGCGTTGCGTCGAGCTCTCCACGTCCTCTCCTCTGAGCGGAGGGAAGAGCCACCGCCGCTTCGTGCCATGTGGAGGGGACGGGCCCTGGGTGCCTGGGTGCTCCTCGCCAGCCTGGCCATGGCCACCTGGAGTGCCCAAGGTAAGTCCCCGGCCGTCAGTCTCTGCCCGCAGGCTGCTGTGGTGCTGTGCCCCACGGCTGAGCCAAGGGCGGTGCTGTGCAGGCTGACGTGGTACGTGGAGACCCCCGGCGTGGTGTGCCCGAGGGACCCCGTACAGATGGTGAGGCTGGGGCTCATCCCGCATGCTACAGCGGGCCAGTGGCACTGCCCGTTGGGCACCTGCCGTGGTCCCTGGAGACCGCCACCCATCTTGCTTACACCACAGGCTTCTCTGCGGTAGTGGGAGGGCGGCTGGGAAGCAGCACCGCAGGGAACCCTGCAACTTGCTGGGTTTTCCCATTGCGGCACCTTGCCATGAGGTTCATAAATGTCGATGGGGAAGAGAGAGCGAATCAGTGCAGAAGGTCATGAGGACAGGATCGCTCTCGTGACTCTTGCCCTGGACTGTTGCTGTGACGGTCTGGAGCCACGGTCTGGAGCCACGTGCATTACTCCATGGCTATCTGTGGTGGCTCAAACCCACCTTGCAATGACAGAGCGTGTAAAGTTGGACTTGGCAGTACCGTGGTGTTAGACCAAAGTAGCCACGGGCCTTGTGCCTGGCAGAACTACGTAAGCAGGAGAGGCTGTATTCTGTACTCTGTTCCAGTACTCAGGAAATAAGGGAATTTACCTTTCATTTGCACGCTCAGAAGGTGGTGCCTTTGGGCCAAGGAAGCAATTCTGTGCAGTTTTTTGCATGCTTTTCACTAATGATGTTCGTTACTATTTGGTAAAAACCCAAATAGGTTTTTCCCTCCCCAGTGGGGCTCAGCTCCCGACTCTGCTGGTGGAAACATTTCACTTTCTGTTGAAATGTCTCTTGCTGCAGTTGCTCTTCAATAGCAATGCAGTCTGTGTGCAGGACGAGGGTCGTGTACATACAGCCTGAATGGAGTCCAGGTAGATGCCCTATTCCAGTTAGTTTTCACTCTAAGGGAACTGGGATTTCTAAACTATCCAGATCTGCATTAAGTAACCACCAGTTGAACACTGGACTACTTTTCTACTGGGTAGTCTGCTTATtccagggttttttgtttgcagtgtcctttctgcttctcagtgGACAGCCTGGTGTCACGCTCTCTGTACCGGCCATCTTCATGAATGAGTTCTCTGAGCTCTGCACCACTATGAGAGAACTCGGCTGGGAAGCTCTCggctctcccttttttttttacaggacaGAAGGTAATTGTGAAAGAAGTCAGTGGGAAGGTGTTCCTGCAGTGTGCAACCTCCAGCACTCATGCGTTCGAATGGCTGAAAGATGGGAAGCCAGTAGGAAACACAACACAGCTGGACTTGGGTGCAGTTCACAACGATCCCAGAGGCACATATTCATGTGATAGATCAAACAAGCCCACCCTCCAGGTGTACTATCGAAGTAAGTGTTGCAAACCTGGGTTCTAGAGCCAGAACTGCTTGGACTTGTCACCCAAGCAAATTTTTGAGAGAATTACCGATTTCACAGAGTTTGAGGTTGGTTCCACCAGTTTGCGGAAGTCCTGACAGCTCCTGTGCTAGGTTGCCTTGGGGAATAGCCAAGCTGCACATTCCCCTGCATGTGGTGTCCCCATGAGAGCTTCACAGCCTCATTTAGCACCATAACCTGGCACTCATACGTTGCTGGTTACTCACGGCCCTGCTGTGGCCTGCCCAGAGTGCTGGGAACATGTGGCAGCTTGCACCACTGCCTTGGGTCATGCAGCAAGCCAAACTTAATCCCTGGTCTCTCACTCTGGGACTGGAGCCTGCCTGGACCGGCAGAGCTGGCTGAGCGCTTTGGGCTCAGACTGACCCTGTGGCAGGGTGAAGGCGGCCAAGAGGCAGGGTCCTGGGCATGGCCCTGCTTTCAGTGTTTGTGTCCGTTTGGGTTTCCAGTGTGCCAGAACTGCATCGAAGTAGACGCTCCCACCATCTCCGGGATCGTGATCGCAGATGTTGTCGCCACTGTCTTCCTGGCAGTTGCTGTGTATTGCATCACTGGCCAGGATAAGGGACGCATGTCACGAGGTGAGGGGAGAGGCCTGCTGGCTGTCCATGGGTGGGGACGGGAAGTGCCTGGGCATCTTTAGGAGCTGCGTGGTATCTAGGGACTTTCCATCACTGCCCACAGAGCCCAGTCactgcaggctgcaggcagcagccagcacacagcATGTCTAGGGTAGGGTTCCACATGAGCACTTCATGTAGCCCTCCTGCCCCTAGCTCAGCTCCTCAGGAGAAGCCATCGAATGCACAAGGTTCATCAAAGCATCATCCCAGGGACAGCTGCTGGTGGCACAGGAACATCTGAAGCCTTGCAGGGGCTTTCCACCAAGCCTCCCAGAGGACCTAAAAGCAGAGGGCTGAAAGCAGACAGCTGCTTGGGTTTGTTTGCAATTGTTCACCATGCTGCCCGTGACTCCCCTGATCCTTGACCACCATCTTTCTTCATTTAGCTTCTGACAGGCAGAACCTGATTGCCAACGAGCAACTCTACCAGGTGAGTGTGGGCGCATGGGTGTGGGTGTGCGTGGGCATGCGTGCATGCACGCAGGTGGGCTTCAGCACCTCTGCATTGCATGGGGCCGTGTGGTGGGACTGGCGCGGCCgtggcagcacagctgctggaggATACTCGACGCCATGAGCTGTACTGGAGATTGCTCTCTGCTGGAGCATTCACTGCTGCCTCTCCGAGTCACCCAGAGGATGGAGCAAGCTCAGCTACCCTCTGCCTCTTACTCTCTGGGGTTGTTAAGCTCTGTGTGCTTAACACAGGGAGGGAAAGCTTGCCTAAAGCTTGGCAAAGGGAGGGCTGGGCCAGCTTCCCCTTACCCTCCCTCCCAGGGCTGGACAGGCACAGCTGTGGCTCatctcacctttttttcctcctagcCCCTTGGTGACCGGGACGATGGACAGTACAGCCGTCTGGCACCCGCCAAAGCCCGCAAGTGAAGCGGGAAGATGCTGGGGCCTGTGACTCCTTCACACCAGGAGTGATACAACTGCAAAGCTACCGCCAGCACCCAAGAGCTCCAGTACCCTGCCCTGGCACTGCCTTTGTAAGCACACTGCTGCCACAAGGAAGACAGTATGGGTTTTTGCCTAGAGACccctccagctccttgctgggATGGGCTGCTTGTAGCACTCTGCTCTTTCCTTGACCTCCTGCACTTCTGTGTTTGTCTCATTAAAGATGAGCCTATCCCATAGTCTCCCTGCTCCGTCGGTTGTATTGAGGCCTGGGGGACCATGCAGTCACTGGGGAAGGTAAGCGCGGGATGCAATCTGTCTGGATCGCTGCAGAGCTGTAAGGCTCGTGCCTGTCCTGGTAGGACACCGCTCTGCTAGTGCAGGCAGGTGCCCGTGGCTGTGTCACCTCTCTG is from Phalacrocorax carbo chromosome 21, bPhaCar2.1, whole genome shotgun sequence and encodes:
- the LOC104041595 gene encoding T-cell surface glycoprotein CD3 gamma chain → MWRGRALGAWVLLASLAMATWSAQGQKVIVKEVSGKVFLQCATSSTHAFEWLKDGKPVGNTTQLDLGAVHNDPRGTYSCDRSNKPTLQVYYRMCQNCIEVDAPTISGIVIADVVATVFLAVAVYCITGQDKGRMSRASDRQNLIANEQLYQPLGDRDDGQYSRLAPAKARK